The following are encoded in a window of Calonectris borealis chromosome 17, bCalBor7.hap1.2, whole genome shotgun sequence genomic DNA:
- the SLC32A1 gene encoding vesicular inhibitory amino acid transporter yields the protein MATLLRSKLSNVATSVSNKSQAKMSGMFARMGFQAATDEEAVGFAHCDDLDMEHRQGLQMDILKSDGGEEGAEPPLEGDIHYQRDGTGPLPPSASKEAGVCSELSGQGKPKITAWEAGWNVTNAIQGMFVLGLPYAILHGGYLGLFLIIFAAVVCCYTGKILIACLYEENEDGEIVRVRDSYVDIANACCAPRFPTLGGRIVNVAQIIELVMTCILYVVVSGNLMYNSFPNLPVSQKSWSIIATAVLLPCAFLKNLKAVSKFSLLCTLAHFVINILVIAYCLSRARDWAWDKVKFYIDVKKFPISIGIIVFSYTSQIFLPSLEGNMQNPKEFHCMMNWTHIAACILKGLFALVAYLTWADETKEVITDNLPSTIRAVVNIFLVAKALLSYPLPFFAAVEVLERSLFQDGNRAFFPNCYGGDGRLKSWGLTLRCALVVFTLLMAIYVPHFALLMGLTGSLTGAGLCFLLPSLFHLKLLWRKLLWHHVFFDVAIFVIGGICSVSGFIHSLEGLIEAFRTNAED from the exons ATGGCCACCCTCCTTCGCAGCAAGCTTTCCAACGTGGCCACCTCGGTGTCCAACAAGTCCCAGGCGAAGATGAGCGGCATGTTCGCGAGGATGGGCTTCCAGGCGGCCACCGACGAGGAGGCGGTGGGGTTCGCCCACTGCGACGACCTGGACATGGAGCACCGGCAAGGGCTGCAGATGGACATCCTCAAGTCCGACGGCGGCGAGGAGGGCGCGGAGCCGCCCCTGGAAGGGGACATCCACTACCAGCGGGACGGCACCGGCCCCCTGCCGCCCTCCGCCTCCAAGGAGGCGGGCGTCTGCTCGGAGCTCTCCGGGCAGGGCAAGCCCAAGATCACGGCCTGGGAGGCGGGATGGAACGTCACCAACGCCATCCAG GGGATGTTTGTTCTGGGCCTGCCCTATGCCATCCTTCATGGTGGATACCTAGGactctttttaataattttcgcTGCAGTGGTTTGCTGCTATACTGGGAAAATCCTTATTGCCTGTCTTTATGAAGAGAATGAGGATGGGGAGATAGTCAGGGTGAGAGACTCCTACGTGGACATAGCAAACGCGTGCTGCGCGCCCCGCTTCCCCACCCTCGGAGGCAGAATTGTGAACGTGGCTCAGATCATTGAACTGGTCATGACCTGCATCCTCTATGTGGTGGTCAGTGGGAACCTGATGTACAACAGCTTCCCCAACCTGCCCGTCTCCCAGAAGTCGTGGTCCATCATTGCCACGGCAGTGCTCCTGCCTTGCGCATTCTTGAAGAACCTCAAGGCAGTCTCCAAGTTCAGCTTGCTCTGCACATTAGCCCACTTTGTGATCAACATCTTGGTGATCGCCTACTGCCTCTCCAGGGCACGTGACTGGGCCTGGGACAAAGTCAAGTTTTACATTGATGTGAAGAAGTTTCCCATCTCCATTGGCATCATTGTCTTCAGCTACACCTCTCAGATCTTTCTGCCTTCCTTGGAGGGGAACATGCAGAACCCCAAGGAGTTTCATTGCATGATGAATTGGACTCACATAGCAGCTTGCATCCTTAAGGGACTCTTTGCCTTGGTCGCCTATCTGACCTGGGCTGATGAGACCAAGGAAGTCATTACAGACAACTTGCCATCCACCATTAGGGCAGTAGTCAACATTTTCTTGGTGGCCAAAGCCTTGCTCTCGTACCCCTTGCCGTTCTTTGCGGCTGTGGAAGTCCTGGAGCGGTCCCTTTTCCAAGATGGAAACAGGGCGTTCTTCCCCAACTGCTACGGGGGTGACGGGCGGCTCAAATCCTGGGGACTCACCCTTAGATGTGCCCTGGTAGTTTTCACCCTGCTCATGGCTATCTATGTCCCGCATTTTGCCCTCTTGATGGGTCTTACTGGGAGCCTCACAGGCGCAGGGCTCTGTTTCCTGCTCCCCAGTCTTTTCCACCTCAAACTCTTGTGGAGGAAGCTCTTGTGGCACCATGTCTTCTTTGATGTCGCCATTTTCGTAATAGGTGGTATCTGCAGCGTCTCTGGGTTCATCCACTCTTTAGAAGGCCTCATAGAGGCCTTCAGAACCAACGCTGAAGACTAA